The following are encoded together in the Microterricola viridarii genome:
- a CDS encoding gamma carbonic anhydrase family protein, producing the protein MNIDPFARVLPLHGLPAPEIAESAFVAAGAVLVGQITLAEDSSVWYNAVLRAEQEPITLGVGSNLQDNVSCHVDAGYPLTIGRDVSVGHGAVLHGCTVEDGSLIGMSATVLNGAVIGAGSLVAAGAVVLEGTVVPPGSLVAGVPAKVRRALTDAERAGIRNNAVNYLRHVELHTTPVD; encoded by the coding sequence ATGAACATCGATCCGTTCGCGCGCGTGCTTCCGCTCCATGGCCTTCCGGCCCCCGAAATCGCCGAATCGGCCTTCGTGGCCGCCGGCGCCGTGCTCGTCGGGCAGATCACCCTCGCCGAGGATTCGAGCGTCTGGTACAACGCCGTGCTGCGGGCCGAGCAGGAGCCGATCACCCTCGGCGTTGGCTCCAACCTGCAGGACAACGTCTCCTGCCATGTGGACGCCGGCTACCCGCTCACCATCGGCCGCGACGTGTCGGTCGGGCACGGGGCCGTGCTGCACGGCTGCACCGTCGAGGACGGCAGTCTGATCGGCATGTCGGCGACGGTGCTGAACGGCGCGGTCATCGGTGCCGGCTCGCTCGTGGCGGCCGGGGCCGTGGTGCTCGAGGGCACGGTCGTGCCGCCGGGATCGCTTGTCGCCGGGGTGCCGGCGAAGGTGCGGCGCGCGCTGACGGATGCCGAGCGCGCCGGCATCCGCAACAACGCCGTGAACTACCTGCGCCACGTCGAACTGCACACCACGCCGGTCGACTAG
- a CDS encoding YbaK/EbsC family protein, with protein MVNTEHPAVDRVREALAAHGVTPEIRWFDEATPTAQAAADAIGIELGQIANSLVFTLDGEPLLVLTSGAHRVDTAWLGQQLGGTIARASKETVKDATGQVIGGVAPLGHPAPVRTLVDVALAEYDEVWAAAGHAHTVFPTSYAELLRVTGGTPIAVEPPA; from the coding sequence ATGGTGAACACCGAACATCCCGCCGTTGACCGTGTGCGCGAGGCACTGGCCGCGCACGGCGTGACCCCAGAGATCCGCTGGTTCGACGAGGCGACCCCGACCGCGCAGGCCGCAGCCGACGCCATCGGCATCGAGCTCGGCCAGATCGCGAACTCGCTCGTCTTCACGCTCGACGGCGAGCCGCTGCTCGTGCTGACCTCCGGCGCGCACCGGGTCGACACGGCCTGGCTGGGGCAGCAGCTCGGCGGCACGATCGCGCGGGCCAGCAAGGAGACGGTGAAGGATGCCACCGGCCAGGTGATCGGCGGGGTCGCCCCGCTCGGCCACCCCGCACCGGTGCGAACCCTCGTCGACGTCGCCCTCGCCGAGTACGACGAGGTGTGGGCGGCCGCCGGGCACGCCCACACCGTGTTCCCCACCAGCTACGCCGAGCTGCTGCGGGTCACCGGCGGCACCCCGATCGCCGTCGAGCCCCCCGCCTAA
- the dhaK gene encoding dihydroxyacetone kinase subunit DhaK — MKKFVNDPQQFVPEMLKGLALANPDTLKYVPEYNLIMRADAPRADKVSIVQGSGSGHEPAHVMAVGPGMLDAACPGDVFAAPPMDYVYETTKLLNSPKGVLLLVNNYTGDRMAFDMAQELSLADGVNVKTLFIDDDVAVKDSTWTVGRRGVAGNFFVIKAVGAAAEAGADLDELMRIGEKVVSVTRSMGLALTACTPPAKGAPLFELGDDEIEIGVGIHGEPGRRRAKIVPANELVDILLEPVVADLPYVSGDRVALMVNGLGGTPISELYLVYGIAHEKLAAQGITVARSYVGEYCTSLDMAGASITLVKLDDEIEGLLAAPAEIGARIF, encoded by the coding sequence ATGAAGAAATTCGTCAACGACCCCCAGCAGTTCGTGCCGGAGATGCTCAAGGGGCTCGCACTGGCCAATCCCGACACCCTCAAATACGTGCCGGAGTACAACCTGATCATGCGCGCCGATGCGCCGCGCGCCGACAAGGTGTCGATCGTGCAGGGCTCCGGCTCCGGGCACGAGCCGGCGCACGTCATGGCGGTGGGCCCCGGCATGCTCGACGCCGCCTGCCCGGGCGACGTGTTCGCCGCTCCGCCGATGGACTACGTGTACGAGACCACGAAGCTGCTGAACTCCCCCAAGGGCGTGCTGCTGCTCGTCAACAACTACACCGGCGACCGGATGGCCTTCGACATGGCACAGGAGCTGAGTCTGGCCGACGGCGTGAACGTCAAGACCCTGTTCATCGACGACGATGTCGCGGTCAAGGACTCCACCTGGACGGTCGGCCGGCGCGGCGTCGCCGGCAACTTCTTCGTCATCAAGGCGGTCGGGGCGGCCGCGGAGGCCGGGGCCGATCTGGACGAGCTGATGCGCATCGGCGAGAAGGTGGTGTCGGTGACCCGCTCGATGGGACTGGCGCTGACCGCGTGCACTCCCCCAGCGAAGGGCGCCCCGCTGTTCGAGCTGGGCGATGACGAGATCGAGATCGGCGTCGGCATCCACGGCGAGCCCGGCCGCCGGCGCGCGAAGATCGTGCCCGCGAACGAGCTCGTCGACATCCTGCTGGAGCCGGTCGTGGCCGACCTGCCCTATGTCAGCGGCGACCGCGTCGCGCTGATGGTCAACGGCCTCGGCGGCACCCCGATCAGCGAGCTCTATCTGGTGTACGGCATCGCCCACGAGAAGCTGGCCGCACAGGGCATCACGGTGGCCCGCAGCTATGTCGGCGAGTACTGCACCTCGCTCGACATGGCCGGTGCGTCGATCACGCTGGTCAAGCTCGACGACGAGATCGAGGGCCTGCTCGCCGCGCCAGCCGAGATCGGCGCCCGCATCTTCTAG